One genomic segment of Scophthalmus maximus strain ysfricsl-2021 chromosome 3, ASM2237912v1, whole genome shotgun sequence includes these proteins:
- the rpl10a gene encoding 60S ribosomal protein L10a isoform X1: MSKVTRDTLYEAVKEVMQGSAAKPRKFVESVELQISLKNYDPQKDKRFSGTVRLKTLPRPKFSVCVLGDQQHCDEAKAADMPHMDIEALKKLNKNKKMVKKLAKKYDAFLASESLIKQIPRILGPGLNKAGKFPSLLTHNENLNTKVDEVKSTIKFQMKKVLCLAVAVGHVKMTEEELVYNIHLAVNFLVSLLKKNWQNVRALYVKSTMGKPQRLY, translated from the exons ATGAG TAAAGTCACCAGGGACACGTTGTATGAGGCGGTGAAGGAGGTTATGCAGGGATCTGCAGCCAAGCCGAGGAA GTTCGTGGAGTCTGTTGAGCTGCAGATCAGCTTGAAAAACTATGATCCCCAGAAGGACAAGCGTTTCTCCGGCACCGTCAG GCTGAAGACTCTCCCCAGGCCAAAGTTCTCCGTGTGCGTTCTGGGAGACCAGCAGCATTGTGACGAGGCCAAAGCTGCAGACATGCCACACATGGACATCGAGGCTCTCAAGAAGCtcaacaagaacaagaagatgGTCAAGAAGCTCG CCAAGAAGTATGACGCCTTCCTGGCCTCAGAGTCTCTGATCAAGCAGATCCCACGTATCCTCGGTCCTGGGCTGAATAAGGCTGGCAAGTTCCCCTCCCTGCTCACCCACAACGAGAACCTGAACACCAAGGTGGACGAGGTCAAATCCACCATCAAATTCCAGATGAAGAAG GTGCTCTGTCTGGCTGTGGCTGTAGGACACGTAaagatgacagaggaggagctggtgtaCAACATCCATCTGGCCGTCAACTTCCTGGTGTCTCTGCTGAAGAAGAACTGGCAGAACGTCCGCGCCCTCTACGTCAAGAGCACCATGGGCAAACCCCAGCGTCTCTACTAA
- the rpl10a gene encoding 60S ribosomal protein L10a isoform X2 — MSSCRPMYIMLPQRSAGHRPQWWYGLKTLPRPKFSVCVLGDQQHCDEAKAADMPHMDIEALKKLNKNKKMVKKLAKKYDAFLASESLIKQIPRILGPGLNKAGKFPSLLTHNENLNTKVDEVKSTIKFQMKKVLCLAVAVGHVKMTEEELVYNIHLAVNFLVSLLKKNWQNVRALYVKSTMGKPQRLY; from the exons ATGTCCTCATGCCGACCAATGTACATTATGTTACCACAGAGGTCAGCTGGACACCGGCCACAGTGGTGGTATGG GCTGAAGACTCTCCCCAGGCCAAAGTTCTCCGTGTGCGTTCTGGGAGACCAGCAGCATTGTGACGAGGCCAAAGCTGCAGACATGCCACACATGGACATCGAGGCTCTCAAGAAGCtcaacaagaacaagaagatgGTCAAGAAGCTCG CCAAGAAGTATGACGCCTTCCTGGCCTCAGAGTCTCTGATCAAGCAGATCCCACGTATCCTCGGTCCTGGGCTGAATAAGGCTGGCAAGTTCCCCTCCCTGCTCACCCACAACGAGAACCTGAACACCAAGGTGGACGAGGTCAAATCCACCATCAAATTCCAGATGAAGAAG GTGCTCTGTCTGGCTGTGGCTGTAGGACACGTAaagatgacagaggaggagctggtgtaCAACATCCATCTGGCCGTCAACTTCCTGGTGTCTCTGCTGAAGAAGAACTGGCAGAACGTCCGCGCCCTCTACGTCAAGAGCACCATGGGCAAACCCCAGCGTCTCTACTAA
- the si:ch211-163l21.11 gene encoding inositol 1,4,5-triphosphate receptor associated 2 produces MDAEPDAETNGYSLSTMPDSEDSEEETSQEEPPITSWNELSIIERVGLNSVEMSEKGLETAFSQIALGFRCDQYTLKQRLQAEEHARNLAEENVQLELSRGRETLETLKGLCLDSKRSTILQSLELSLDILGGTVERISNTAEVLGAVHQEARVSRAVELMIAHVENVTRRRDRHLAELEEAKKMTQQQNSSRNIIDPRASPDPGESDNRKRSSQQYNGRRRVSVSIIPSQTEEKRKPDSRKRAAHRSSSSRKSCPSPSLSSESSVCATTKEDSCSVDDRPLCPDENPPEASAAQLPPDPPPIPNTECPPSKQVVARRTQNKNSPLDTVRQRRKGKAALSKKKSDKDKKRTNIYRRISAGTYGSVWSPLCHWLYRCRWLVLCLYLFALFCVVTLTYVLWKVHDGAFEP; encoded by the exons ATGGATGCTGAG CCTGATGCAGAGACAAACGGCTACAGTCTGTCCACCATGCCGGACAGTGAAGACAGTGAAGAAG AAACTAGTCAAGAGGAGCCGCCAATCACGAGCTGGAACGAGCTGTCCATCATAGAGCGTGTCGGCCTCAACAG tGTAGAGATGTCGGAGAAAGGTTTGGAG ACTGCCTTCTCCCAGATCGCCCTGGGTTTCCGCTGTGATCAGTACACCCTGAAGCAGAGGCTGCAGGCGGAGGAGCACGCCCGCAACCTGGCTGAGGAGAACGTCCAGCTGGAGCTGAGCAGAGGCAGGGAGACGCTGGAG acactGAAGGGCCTATGTCTGGACAGTAAGCGCAGTACCATCCTGCAGAGCCTGGAGCTTTCTCTGGACATCCTTGGTGGGACTGTGGAACGGATCTCCAACACGGCTGAGGTCCTCGGGGCAGTGCACCAG GAGGCTCGAGTGAGTCGGGCGGTGGAGCTCATGATCGCCCATGTGGAGAATGTGACGAGGCGACGCGACAGACACCtggcggagctggaggaggccaagaAGATGACCCAGCAGCAAAACTCCAGCAGAAACATCATCGACCCCAGAGCGTCACCAG ATCCAGGGGAAAGTGACAACAGAAAGAGAAGCTCTCAGCAG TACAACGGTCGTCGACGGGTCAGTGTATCAATAATTCCCAGCCAGACGGAG gagaagagaaagcCAGACTCCAGGAAGCGTGCGGCTCACAGAAGCTCGTCCAGCAGGAAGTCCTGCCCGTCGCCGTCCCTGAGCTCAGAGTCCAGCGTCTGTGCCACGACTAAGGAGGACAGCTGCTCAGTGGATGACAG gccACTCTGTCCAGATGAAAATCCGCCAGAAGCTTCAGCCGCTCAGCTTCCTCCAGACCCTCCTCCCATCCCCAACACTGAGTGCCCCCCATCCAAACAAGTGGTCGCCAggagaacacaaaacaaaaa TTCCCCCCTGGATACTGTCCGACAGAGACGCAAAGGCAAAGCAGCATTATCAAAGAAGAAGTCAGACAAGgacaaaaagagaacaaatatCTACCGGCGGATCTCTGCGGGCAC GTATGGATCTGTGTGGagtcctctgtgtcactggCTGTATCGCTGTCGCTGGTTGGTCCTCTGCTTGTACCTGTTTGCGCTTTTTTGTGTCGTGACCTTGACATACGTCTTGTGGAAGGTTCACGATGGAGCATTTGAGCCTTGA
- the inavaa gene encoding innate immunity activator protein — MTAIESKEEISDTDSGIILHSGPDSPTSPVKDLTTHTRALKLKHQSLEERLELCLLELRKLCVREAELTGTLPSDYPLMPEEKPPRVRRRIGASFKLDEGLMHLDKQDPELQALETDLALRQQIYEAARKLSLEENLSKPQKKSRLQQCKREEKKVKNMQEAVFQHRIKSECNSPCISISSSQNRGVCVSDDSSLSDVVALDDDVDSSSPLSPPVLGSSCSNPLQLSAKTLQSSQQSSSQLSVECERSPIQNSPWKESSLDQPYQRETKPQSACSSRSSSPAGTQVSRESCRIPLSQFIKNSALRHNHSTSAPSTPELHVRRQYSKSFRLPKNKLSADTERPSSNSRGRARLPQRRCVADLMVRSPEYSPLRPYQSSSEDSSSEHSSSSYISSPGRDGPTEVPKLCPPPYGFHFGAQKKGLSNFSSSNKNTTQPQPGTGSIKATADDGPLSPQDLNMGKCFLSSQPVARRPQPSQWQEGASPPIRVLKPPPPYTRLVRTPSLKEYPNHAIRLMPREIVSEELKSWHQRNQMQRLCSVDEQSVKSPTSPHLYPFKQGSGNVILQRAADGTPVQWFVAEDAEIVSQV, encoded by the exons ATGACGGCTATCGAGAGTAAAGAGGAGATCAGTGACACCGACAGTGGGATTATCTTGCACTCTG GTCCCGACAGCCCCACGTCCCCGGTGAAGGACCTGACCACTCACACCAGAGCCCTGAAGCTGAAGCACCAGTCTCTGGAGGAGCGTCTGGAGCTCTGCCTGCTGGAGCTGAGGAAGCTCTGTGTACGAGAGGCA GAGCTGACCGGTACACTGCCCTCAGACTATCCTCTGATGCCCGAGGAAAAGCCACCTCGGGTCCGAAGGAGGATTGGAGCGTCCTTCAAGCTGGACGAAGGTCTGATGCATCTAGATAAACAG GATCCAGAGTTGCAAGCGCTGGAAACTGACTTGGCTCTTCGGCAGCAGATTTACGAGGCGGCCCGCAAACTCTCGCTGGAGGAAAACCTCAGCAAACCGCAGAAGAAGAGCCGCCTGCAGCAGTGCAAgcgggaggagaagaaagtgaagaacATGCAGGAGGCCGTGTTCCAGCACAGGATCAAGAGCGAGTGCAACTCACCGTGCATCAGCATCTCCAGCAGTCAAAACAGAG GCGTGTGCGTGTCTGATGACAGCTCCCTGTCTGATGTGGTGGCCCTGGATGATG ATGTGGACTCGTCcagccccctctctcctccagtgtTGGGCTCTTCCTGTTCAAACCCCCTCCAGCTGTCAGCCAAGACCCTGCAGTCATCCCAGCAGTCGTCAAGCCAGCTCAGTGTGGAGTGCGAGCGCTCTCCCATCCAGAATTCTCCCTGGAAGGAGTCCAGTCTGGACCAGCCGTACCAGAGGGAAACAAAACCTCAGtctgcctgcagcagcaggtccag TAGTCCAGCAGGGACCCAGGTGTCTAGAGAGAGCTGCAGGATTCCTCTGTCTCAGTTCATCAAGAACTCGGCCCTGCGTCACAACCACTCGACCAGCGCCCCCTCCACCCCGGAGCTGCACGTGCGTCGCCAGTATTCCAAGTCCTTCAG ACTTCCCAAAAATAAGCTGTCCGCTGACACGGAGCGCCCCAGCTCAAACAGCCGAGGACGAGCCAGGCTGCCGCAGCGGCGCTGCGTGGCGGACTTGATGGTGCGCTCTCCAGAGTACTCCCCCCTGCGTCCGTACCAGTCCAGCTCTGAGGACAGCAGCTCGGAGCATTCGTCCTCCTCATACATCAGCTCTCCTGGCAGGGATGGACCCACCGAGGTCCCAAAGCTTTGCCCGCCACCTTACGGATTCCACTTTGGAGCACAGAAAAAAGGTCTCTCCAACTTCTCCAGCTCAAACAAGAACACCACCCAGCCTCAGCCCGGCACCGGCTCCATCAAGGCCACAGCAGACGACGGCCCGCTCTCCCCTCAAGACCTGAACATGGGCAAGTGCTTCCTGTCCTCCCAACCTGTGGCGCGCAGGCCTCAGCCAAGTCAGTGGCAGGAGGGAGCATCGCCCCCAATCAGAGTCCTAAAGCCCCCTCCGCCTTACACCAGGCTGGTGCGAACCCCATCTCTGAAGGAGTACCCCAACCACGCTATTAGGCTGATGCCCAGGGAGATCGTGTCAGAGGAGCTGAAGTCCTGGCATCAGAGGAATCAGATGCAGAGATTATGCAGTGTGGATGAGCAGAGTGTCAAAAGCCCCACTTCACCTCACCTGTATCCATTCAAACAG GGTTCGGGTAATGTGATTCTCCAGAGAGCTGCCGACGGGACTCCGGTCCAGTGGTTTGTGGCCGAGGATGCTGAAATCGTGAGCCAGGTGTAG
- the zgc:195245 gene encoding protein FAM107B yields MEGSTAKKKPGYGRHKKENYAGHAALSRQSTADGIGDETVQPRKLNGSSVDPPSYQNLHRELLLSHKRGLLLEEKPELTRVLEQRRLELHKEEEMARQRPSDLETELRKRQQKMQEYEQEEIRQRENQQKIPEFVRVKDNLRRTQTFEQ; encoded by the exons ATGGAGGGgtcaactgcaaaaaaa AAACCGGGATATGGGCGTCACAAAAAAG AGAACTATGCAGGCCACGCGGCGCTGTCCCGTCAGTCCACAGCAGACGGCATTGGTGATGAAACCGTGCAGCCCAGGAAACTGAACGGCTCCTCAGTGGACCCACCGAGCTACCAGAACCTGCACCGCGAGCTGCTGCTCAGCCATAAAAG ggggctgctgctggaggagaaaccCGAGCTGACGCGAGTGTTGGAGCAGCGGAGGCTGGAGCTgcacaaggaggaggagatggctCGACAACGGCCCTCAGATCTGGAGACGGAGCTCCGCAAGAGGCAGCAGAAGATGCAAGAG TACGAGCAGGAGGAGATCAGGCAGCGGGAGAAccagcagaagatcccagagTTTGTCCGCGTAAAGGACAACCTGAGGCGCACGCAGACATTTGAGCAGTGA
- the smc5 gene encoding structural maintenance of chromosomes protein 5 — translation MAEPRKRQRLSQVNSSSQTSTSSVSSVAGGQRDGAGEESRFVEGSILRLSMKNFLTYDYSVVYPGPNLNMIVGANGTGKSSIVCAICLGLAGKTAILGRGDKVGLYVKRGCHKGFIEIELYKRGGNVVINREIHVENNQSLWMLNGRHCNQKTVEEEVKALHIQVSNLCQFLPQEKVGEFAKMSKIELLEATEKSVGPPQMYQYHCELKNFRNKERELENAVKEKASFLEKAKQRNERNKHDVNRYYEKKRHLDVIELLDKKKPWVEYETIRKELEDLKRERDEAKKQLSALRQAQSPMLKKIQQIDNHLKPTDAQIKAKTVAIKEASNKCKQKQDQLDRKHKEIEDIKQKLKLKQTEEEDHQKRIGNTRRAIDDLKAELAKVGDQPDVTPQINAINVELRQIQEDRAKIEGEKGDLRREKDNLCAEARMLERKLNDMNNMMNVKEEKLRARHRDTHAALQWLRQNRKMFDGNVFEPMMLVINVKDHRFAKYVENHIPFQDLRAFVFQRKDDMEKFMTEVRDRMNLKVNSISAPEESYSKRRPSRNIESLSRFGFFTYLREMFDAPEEVMSYLCLQYKVHDIPVGNEQTKSMIKTVIEEPYLRVLYTSEEKYIVKRSHYSNKISTSNSALQRSQYLTITVDAEQKRQLEQQMRACEQKLRDIDERLKVLQKEAVTLERRDNELLAEKKRLSELKGKKRQLEQKISTKQDSLRQMEQSAIDLNKIEEETKEKIAAVYSQKVSIVVAFMAQMKLRAKLTMEKVYLSLETVGLLAEKTKLENDCREGASELKTTEQKCNRLEQRKVQLTEQCKGLLRRAKSTCRMQPDESLPEDLRNAFSELPNTLDEIDAMLNEERSRAECFTGLSENVVDEYNKREQEIKHLETELEEKTNALSTYRQNISEAKERWLNPLKQLVEQINDKFSDFFRSMQCAGEVDLHTENEEEYDKYGIRIRVKFHSSTQLHELTAYHQSGGERSVSTMLYLMALQELNRCPFRVVDEINQGMDPVNERRVFDIVVRTACKETTSQYFFITPKLLQNLQYAEEMTILCVHNGAHMLPPNQWDEKTFIKRCLKRKAKA, via the exons aTGGCGGAGCCTCGCAAGCGACAGCGACTCAGTCAAGTGAATAGCAGCTCGCAAACGTCCACCAGCTCCGTCAGCAGTGTCGCGGGCGGTCAGCGCGACGGAGCCGGAGAAGAGAGCCGTTTTGTTGAGGGGTCCATACTTCGCCTCAGCATGAAAAACTTCCT GACCTACGACTACTCTGTGGTCTATCCTGGACCCAATCTAAACATGATTGTTGGAGCCAACGGAACCGGCAAGTCCAGCATTGTTTGTGCCATCTGTCTGGGTCTGGCTGGCAAAACCGCCATCCTGGGCAGAGGCGACAAG gTTGGGCTTTATGTCAAACGTGGATGCCATAAAGGATTTATTGAGATTGAACT GTACAAGAGGGGTGGCAATGTAGTGATAAACAGAGAGATCCACGTGGAGAACAATCAGTCGCTGTGGATGCTGAACGGAAGACACTGTAACCAGAAAACAGTGGAAGAGGAGGTTAAAGCTCTGCACATCCAAGTTAGCAACCTCTGCCAGTTTCTGCCTCAG GAAAAAGTAGGAGAATTTGCCAAGATGTCTAAAATCGAGTTGCTAGAAGCAACTGAGAAGTCAGTGGGACCACCGCAGATGTACCAGTACCACTGTGAGCTCAAAAACTTCCGGAACAAGGAACGGGAACTGGAG AATGCTGTGAAAGAAAAGGCCAGTTTCCTAGAGAAGGCCAAGCAGAGGAATGAGAGGAACAAACACGACGTGAACCGGTACTATGAAAAGAAGAGGCACCTGGACGTGATCGAATTGCTTGACAAGAAGAAACCGTGGGTG GAGTATGAGACCATCCGTAAAGAGCTTGAGGATTTGAAGAGGGAGCGAGATGAAGCCAAAAAGCAGCTCTCTGCCCTGAGGCAGGCCCAGTCGCCCATGCTGAAGAAGATCCAGCAGATTGACAACCATTTGAAGCCCACCGATGCACAAATCAAGGCTAAG ACTGTTGCCATCAAAGAAGCCTCAAACAAgtgcaaacagaaacaagatCAGTTGGATCGAAAACACAAAGAG ATTGAGGatatcaaacaaaaactgaaactgaagcaaacagaggaggaagaccaCCAGAAGCGGATTGGCAACACCAGACGAGCGATTGACGACTTGAAGGCGGAGCTCGCCAAAGTTGGCGATCAACCGGATGTGACACCTCAGATCAATGCCATCAATGTGGAGCTGAGACAGATCCAGGAGGACAGAGCCAAGATCGAAGGAGAGAAGGGCGACCTTCGACGGGAGAAGGACAACCTCTGTGCCGAGGCCAGGA TGTTGGAGAGAAAGCTCAATGacatgaacaacatgatgaACGTCAAAGAGGAAAAGCTGCGAGCGCGCCACAGAGACACGCATGCTGCTCTTCAGTGGCTCCgacagaacagaaaaatgtttgatGGGAACGTCTTTGAGCCCATGATGCTGGTG ATCAACGTGAAAGATCATCGATTTGCCAAGTATGTGGAAAATCACATCCCATTCCAGGACCTGCGGGCGTTTGTCTTCCAGAGGAAAGACGACATGGAGAAGTTCATGACTGAG GTCCGTGACAGAATGAACTTGAAGGTGAATTCTATTTCTGCTCCCGAGGAATCGTATTCCAAGCGGCGGCCATCCCGAAATATTGAGTCCCTCAG CCGTTTCGGTTTCTTCACCTACCTCCGTGAGATGTTCGATGCTCCTGAAGAGGTGATGAGTTACCTCTGTCTACAGTACAAAGTGCACGACATCCCTGTGGGCAACGAGCAAACCAAAAGCATGATTAAAACG gTGATCGAGGAGCCCTACCTCAGGGTTTTATACACATCAGAGGAGAAGTACATAGTGAAGAGGTCTCACTACTCCAACAAGATAAGCACGAGTAACTCTGCCCTGCAACGTTCCCAGTACCTCACCATCACTGTGGACGCTGAACAGAAAcggcagctggagcagcagatgAGG GCATGTGAGCAGAAGTTACGAGACATCGATGAACGGCTGAAAGTGCTGCAGAAGGAAGCCGTCACCCTGGAGCGCCGTGACAACGAACTGTTGGCAGAGAAGAAGCGTCTGTCTGAACTAAAGGGCAAAAAGAGACAACTGGAGCAGAAAATCAGTACCAAACAAGACAG TCTCAGGCAGATGGAGCAGAGTGCCATTGACCTGAACAAGATCGAAGAGGAGACGAAAGAGAAAATTGCAGCTGTCTACTCCCAGAAAGTATCCATAGTCGTGGCGTTCATGGCCCAAATGAAG CTGAGAGCCAAGCTGACGATGGAGAAGGTGTACCTGTCTTTGGAAACGGTGGGGCTGTTGGCGGAGAAGACCAAGCTGGAGAACGACTGTAGAGAAGGCGCCTCTGAACTTAAGACCACTGAG CAAAAATGCAACCGCCTGGAGCAGAGGAAGGTCCAGCTGACCGAACAGTGCAAAGGCCTGTTGAGGAGAGCGAAGTCGACCTGTAGGATGCAGCCTGACGAGTCATTACCTGAAGATCTGCGTAAT GCTTTCAGCGAGCTGCCCAACACACTTGATGAGATTGATGCCATGCTGAACGAGGAGCGGTCCAGGGCCGAGTGCTTCACTGGCCTCAGTGAAAAT GTCGTTGACGAGTACAacaagagagagcaggagatcAAACATCTGGAGACGGAACTTGAAGAGAAGACCAACGCTCTGAGCACCTACCGACAGAACATATCGGAG GCGAAGGAACGCTGGCTGAACCCCCTGAAGCAGCTCGTTGAACAGATTAACGACAAGTTCAGCGACTTCTTTCGCTCCATGCAGTGTGCAGGAGAGGTAGATCTGCACACAGAGAATGAG GAGGAGTATGACAAATATGGGATCCGTATTCGGGTTAAGTTTCACAGCAGCACTCAGCTTCACGAGCTGACGGCCTACCATCAGAGCGGAGGAGAGCGGAGCGTCTCCACCATGCTCTACCTCATGGCCCTGCAGGAGCTCAACCGCTGCCCCTTCAGAGTGGTGGATGAGATCAACCAG GGAATGGATCCTGTAAACGAGAGGAGAGTGTTTGACATCGTCGTCCGTACGGCCTGCAAAGAGACAACATCCCAGTACTTCTTCATCACGCCCAAA ctgctgcagaatcTTCAGTACGCCGAGGAGATGACCATCCTGTGTGTCCATAACGGAGCCCACATGCTTCCCCCGAACCAATGGGACGAGAAGACGTTCATCAAACGGTGTCTCAAGAGAAAGGCTAAGGCATGA
- the cfap276 gene encoding protein CFAP276 → MSGRDPFPSPKFENGFTLSGFRRQQRRTFEKPTHIAQTEEPWSRLHDTSTLASIRRSVMHDQHEAPSDSLDFHLKSVYDHSKDFFLTKNQMLFQAKTLSEDHRERENMNQDLPQKEQEENTRVWVDPVRRSIYSIK, encoded by the exons ATGTCGGGCCGGGATCCTTTCCCCTCTCCGAAGTTTGAAAACGGCTTCACCCTGAGCGGCTTCAGACGGCAGCAG AGACGAACGTTCGAGAAACCAACGCACATCGCCCAAACCGAGGAGCCCTGGAGTCGCCTCCACGACACATCCACGTTGGCCAGCATCCGGCGGAGTGTGATGCACGATCAGCATGAG GCTCCGAGTGACAGCCTCGACTTCCACCTGAAGTCAGTCTACGACCACAGCAAGGACTTTTTCCTGACAAAGAACCAGATGTTATTCCAGGCGAAGACGCTTTCTGAGGACCACAG GGAACGGGAAAACATGAATCAGGACCTGCCGCAAAAGGAACAAGAGGAAAACACCAGAGTGTGGGTCGACCCAGTGAGGCGCTCCATTTACAGCATTAAGTGA